TCCCTAGCATCCGTTTAAATTGGTCAAATCGTTTAAATTATACCGCACCATATCAGATGTATGTTACTGATAATTGTGAAAATAATAATTATGCTTCAGTATGTGGTAAATATGCAGGTGAAGATATTGATGTTTATGAAAAACAAAACTTCAAAAAACGCTTCTCTCTTGATTGGCACTTTGCATACACACAGCCAATTGGCAAAACGAATTTAGAACTAAACTTAGATGTATTAAATGTACTTAATTCAACCATTGAATCTGCAAGTCCTTCTAATGCAACAAAAGTGAGTTACAAAGCTGGCCGTCAATTCTGGCTTGGTGCGAAGTATTCTTGGTAATAAAATAAGCGGTAAGATTCTTTAATCTTTTTGCAAATTTTTCCCTCTTCTGTAATAGAAGAGGGAATTTTTTAAGAATTAGGAAAGATAAAATCATAATGAAAAAATTAATTTATTTAGTATGTATACTTTTAGTTAGTTGCTTGCAATTCGCCAATGCTGAATCAAGTAAAGAGAAAATAACCTATCAAAAAGGGACATTGGCTAATGGTTTAGAATATCTTATTTTTAAAGTACCAAATGCAGGGGATCGTATTGATGTTCGTTTACGAGTAAAAGTGGGATCAGTTGATGAAATGCCAAATGAATACGGCTCTGCTCATATGCTAGAACATCTGGTTTTTCAAGGCAGCAAAAAATTCCCTATGGGATCTTGGAATTATTTAATGAAACAAGGTTGGGAGCGTGGTCGTCAATATAATGCAAGTACAGGTTATGAACATACCACTTATACATTTAGTCCGCCAAAAGCTAAAGCGCAATTAAATCAGTTGTTTGATATTTTAGCTGATATGATGTTCTACCCGTCTCTCACGTCACTGGCTTGGGATAAAGAAAGAAAAATTGTCTTAGAAGAATGGCGTAGTCAAAGTAGTCCTTTTAAACGTTTAAGAAAGCAATATTTGAATAGTTTACGTAGTGGCTCCCGTTATACTCACTCTGAAATTATTGGCTCGGAGAAAGGAATTAAGACAAGAAAAGTAGCAGTGTTGCAACAATTCCACAAGCGGTGGTATCAGCCGAATAATATGCAATTATTGGTTGTAGCGGGTGATATTCCTATCCAAACGATTGCAAAACAAATTAAACAGAAATTCTCTGTAAAACCGCAACATTCTCTTCCTAAACGAGATGAAAGTTATTATGAACCTAAATTGAAATCAGGCTGGACGGTTTCTCAAATTCAAGAAAAAGACAGCAATGGTAACAGTGTTTCGATTATTTTCCGTAATACTCAAGATATAGCAGGTAAAGATAAAATCACACAACCTAAAAAAGAGCAACTGGCTCGTGTAGATGATGAACTGAGAGAGCGTTTAGTCGATGGTTTTGTTGTTTCAACAGTGAATAACCGATTAAAAAAACTAAAAAAAACGTTTCCTGAACATTTAGTTAATATTTATTTACGCAAAACCTATTTAGGGCATCACACTGCTGGAATGATCCTAAATGCAGAAATTACAGATAATATACATAGTCTTGCGACAGATAAATTGCTGACAATTAGAGAGCAATTTTTACGCTCCCCTATCACTGCCTCAGAAATGCAAGATTACATTAAAGATGTGAAAGACTTAATTAAACAAGAGAAAAAGAAAACTGGTTTTTCTGATGAATTTTCCAATGTATTAGAAACAGCACACTATTTTTTGTTTGACAATTTACCCATTCGTACACCTGCACAATCAGCTAAATCAATGGAGGCTATCTTAAAAACTATTACAGTAGCAGACGTTAATAAGCGATTAATTCAATGGCTAAATTCACAAGATAAAATCTTACAACTTCAAGCCCCAGCTTTAACCAAAGTAGCGTTGCCTAGTACAAAAGAGTTAGAGCAAAAAGTACAAAACTTAGCAAAAGCAAAATTGAATACTTTTAATCTTTATAAAGTACAGAAAAAAGAACTCACTAAACTGCCTAAACCAATTCAAGCAGGCGATATAACAAAAGAAATCACTTATCCTAAACAATCTGTGACGGAATGGCATTTAAACAATGGTGATAAATTTGTTTATTTAGAAAGTAAGCTTGCCAAAGATGATGTTTCTATGACCATTGAAGCACCGATAGGTTATATGGCAGAACAACTAAATCCTTGGAAAACAAAATTAGCAGTTAAATTTATTTGGTTTAGTGGACCAAAAGGCTTTGATAAAACCAGTCTTAAAGACTGGCATAAACAAAATGAAACTACACTTTTTCATCGTAAAATGAAATCAAAATATTGGTTAATTCAAGGTTTAGGAAAAAAAGATAAAATCGATAAGTTGTTCCATTTGTATCAGTCACAGCTACTTTCTGCTCAAATAGATGAAGAAGGTTTTAAGGTGTCTAAAATTAGAACAGCACAAAAGTTAAAATCGCCAATTTATGCTAAAAATATCCAAAGACGTGAAGCCCTTGCAAAATTACTTTATGGTAAACAAGAATATAAACAACCTACGCCACAGGATATCAATACCCTAACAGCGGATGATTTATTTGCTCAATGGAAAGTATTACAAAAAATCCCTGTTACTTATTACCTTATTGCCGATATGCCAGCAAAAGACATAAAACCATTGGTGAAAAAATATTTAGCAGGTATTCCAAGAGATAAACAACCTGTAAAATTCACACCTTACGAACCTATTTCTGGCACAGGTAAAGCCATATTAAATCAAAATAGTGAACAACGTACTGATTTTGCAGCAATCACGTGGCAACCGCAAACTGCAACACCAGAAACCAATTTACAACTGCATTTTGCGAATCAATTAACCTATAAATATCTACAAATTGCATTACGAGATGATGAACAAGGCGTTTATAGTGTACGTTTTAGTTCAAATGTAAGTCCATATAATAACAGAATTCGTTCAATGCTTTCCTTTAGTAGTGAGAGTGCACGTACTCAATTATTATGGAAAAAATCTCAGCAAGTATTAAAGGAGTTTCCTGACAAAATTACTCAAACAGAATTAAACCAAATGCTGATAAATTTTAGAAAAAAAGAAAAACTAAAATTAACACAACCTAAAATATGGTTAAGTCGCTTACGTGCCTCTTATCTTTATTATGGTAATCCAAACTATCTATCTGAAATGTATCATTTAGAACAAGCGGTCACTTTAGATCAAATAAAAGCAATAAGTAAAAAATTATGGAATAATGATAATCTCTGTATTTTACAAATTGATCCTGAGAATTGATTTATTTCTTTACTCAGAGGTTGTGATAGTAGCCACTTTTTTAAAATAGTAATCGTTTGCTATCTTAGTGTGAACGTAATTTATAAGAATGTAAATATTTGTAAATTTACAATATTTTTTATTTGATTAATTATCTTTTTATGCTAAATTCTTTCAGTAATTGCGGTCGATATACAAGCAATTCATAATTTGAATGTCTATCATTTTATGCATATCCAATCGTATCATTGCGTTACAAATCTAGAACAATTTTTTTTTAACTTTTTATTGGGATAAACTATGCTAATTGAAGAACAAGAATACCTAGATTTTGATAATGTCTTAATCAAACCGAAGAGAAGTACTCTTAATTCTAGGAAAGAAGTCACTTTAAACAGAGCTTTTACTACAAGAAACAGTAAAGTAGAAATTGAAGGTGTTCCTATTATTGCGGCGAATATGGATAGTGTTGGAACTTTTGAAATGGCGAAATCTTTAGCACAATTTCAAATATTCACAGCAGTGCATAAATTCTATGATGTCGATGATTGGGTTGCTTTCGCCAAAAATAATCAAGCTATTCTAAAATACCTTTTTGTCACAATTGGTTCAAGCGATACTGAAATAGAGAAATTACAGCAAATTATTGCTAAGGTGCCTGAACTTAAGATGATTTGTGTCGATATTGCCAACGGATACAGTGCACACTTTTTAAATCAAGTCAAAAAAATTCGCCAACTGTTTCCTGATAAAGTATTAATGGCAGGGAATGTTGTCACTTATGAGATTACTGAAGAACTTATTTTAAGTGGTGTTGATATTGTCAAAATTGGGGTTGGCCCAGGTTCTGTATGTACTACTCGTAAGATGACTGGTATTGGTGTGCCACAACTTTCTGCTACTATTGAATGTGCTGATGCTGCTCACGGTTTAGGTGGGTTAGTTTGTACTGATGGTGGCTGTGTTAATGTCGGTGATATATCTAAGGCATTTGGTGGCGGTGCGGATTTTGTGATGTTAGGTGGAATGCTTTCAGCACATAAAGAATCAAATGGCGAAGTAGTGATCAAAGATGGCAAAGAGTTTATGACTTTTTATGGTATGAGTTCGAGCAATGCAATGAAAAAACACTATGGAAAAGTGAATGAATACCGTGCGAGTGAAGGCAAAGAAGTATTGCTTCCTTATCGTGGTGAAGTAAAACATACCGTTCAAGAAATTCTGGGTGGTATTCGTTCTACTTGTACTTATGTTGGTGCAGCCAAACTAAAACATTTACCTAAACGCACGACTTTTATCAAAGTAAGCCGTCAAATTAATACGGTTTATAACAACTTTGAAAAAAGTTAATGCTCTATCATTTATCTTGATAAACAAGGGAGGCATCTCTCCCTTGCTTCCCTTCCCTGTTTAGCTTATTTCTAAATAATTACTCTTTCTAAGGTTTAAAAATAATATTTTTTGTCCTTTACTCAAGTAGTACTAAAAAATAGCATTACTTTTGTCCTTTATGCCAAATATTACATTTATACTTTTTTTTACCTTTAAATTTTCCATTTTTCTTTAGATTTTTACTACTGCATTTTTCACAGTTTTTAAATACATTCAAAAAAAGCCACTCAAAGCCTTATTCTATAAGGTTTTAAACGACTTTTTAGCATTATTTTTCCTTCATGCCAAAATTTACACATTTCATATTTCACAGATAGACAGGGAATTCTCTGTCGCTACAATTTATATATCAATGGGTTATATGAAAATCAATAAAATATAGCGGTTACATTTTGTTTAAAATTTACCATTTTTATGCTTACTTTTCTTAATAGTTCACATAATAACTATTGATTTACTAGAATGGCTATCTATTTTCCAACTCTTCAAAAAAAGGGGAAAGTAGCTTATCTGCTTCTAATGATAATTTTCCTTTTTTTATTGAGAAAACTTGAAATTGATTATTATAGCCCTCGGTATCCTCATCATCAAAAAAATAGATAACTCCATAGGATCCTACTGCATTTTTTGTCACCCATTCACATAAAGACAAACAATCATACCAACTTTGTGATTTATGATTACTCTCTCCTGTAAAAATCAAACGTCCTTCACCATTTAAGAACAATAATTCTATAAAAAAATTATTGTGTTGGATTTCAGAAAGCCGAGTATTTAATTTTTTATAAATATCAGATAACAGCTCATCAGAGTCATTTTTCTCATCATAAGATTCTCTTATTTTTATCCAACCATAAAACTCAATCATATCTTTATTCTCTATTTTGCAATTTAATCATATTTATCTACTTATCAAAAAACTCTGCATAACGCTCATTAATTTTGTCTATGTATTTATCTATCCTTTCTTTATCTTCAGGATGGTAGTTAAGATAATTTTCACAAACACTCTCAACTAATAATACATAGGTCTCTATATCTAATATGGTCGATGTTTCTCCAATATAAATTTCCACTGTTCCATAATCACTAGGCGTATCCCAATCTTCATCTAATAAGATAGTATAGGCTCCCGAAATAACACTAAGACCTTGACTAAATTCGAATATTATTTCATTAAAGCTCATTCTTTTTTCTTTCAAGATTTCTTTTAAAGCATAGTAAAGGTCAAAAGCTTTCTTATTTTCAAAATTATTTTTTAATTCGTACAAATATTTCATTATCGTCCTCTTCTTGGTAGCTTACTTAAAGTAAGCGTTATTTGTTGTGTTTAGTTTTTTTGTGCCCCACATAAACTCTTCAATTAAGGTTGTTACTTTCTTTTTACTTTTTGTTTTTTTGATATCCAAAAGGGTCGTATTGGCATAATTCTTGCCATCAAAGGAAAAAAAGTATATTACAAACTGTCCATCAGGGTCACCTTCGGGTTCATAAACAAGTTCAAAACACTTTTTGTCTCTTTGGCTAGAAGCTGATAAAAGACAAGATGCATAAAACCATTCCATATTTTCGGAAATAGGTTCATAATCAAAAAAAACATTGTATTCAATTAGCCAGCTGGGGGCTACTCTTAAAGCTTGAATATTTTGCCACATATCGCTCATTCTTTTATTCCTTTTATATATTTTTTTACTTGCTCAGGGGACGCTGGAAAACTATGAATTATAAGGTTTGGAGAAAGTGTTAGTTCAATCCTATGCTTCCATCATAAGCTACTGTACGAGTAGGACAATCAGCAAAACCAGATACTACAAAAACACCATCAATAAACTCTACCTTATCCCAAGTAAGTAAAAAATATTTTACATTATTGTAATTTTTTTTTGCTAGGTAAAAAATAAACAACTCATCCTGTAAAAAATCAAGCCACTCTGTTAATTGTTGACTATTTAAATAAAGTAGCTCTTCTATTTGGGGATAATCTGTTGCTCCTTTATACGGAGGTTCAAAGTCATCATACATAGCATCATCTATCCTTAATTCTTCTACAAATTTATTATAATAATTATTAAATACTTTAATAAACTCATTATTTGGTATTTTTACTTTATATGGATATAATTTTGTGTAATTTCTTAGTTGCCCAAAATTTAATTCTCTATACGATACTTCACTTATTCTTACTTCAGTATTATTTACAAAAATATTCATGGCTTTTCTTCTGGTTCTTTTAATATTTATATACGGATATTCTCATAAGGATTATTTAATTATGACCTAAAACTTTCTCTGTAGCATGCAATGATATCTACGTAAGCTACTCTGCTATTAGCGTCACCCCACGCTCTTCCAATATTTCTAATACAACATCTTTACCTTCAAATTCACATGTATCAAAATGCTTCCATATGACAGTAATATTTTTTAGCGTATCTCGTAAAGGATGATCCATGTAGTAGCCAAAAGCTAGACAATCTTCAAACCCATCTAAAGTACTTCCAAAATAGCCGCCAATGCCAATAATGCTTTCTGCAAATTCACATAAAAAGCTTAATTTTGAATCGATGAAACGACCATCGATAACAACTTCTTCATGGAATAGTTCTGGCTGCCTATTAAAACACATACAACTTACGCACCAATTACTTTTTTCTTCTTCGTTTAAATTAAGCCAATATCTTTTTTCTTTACAATCCGATAAAATTTCTAAGTACTCAAAAATATTATATTCAAGCCAGCCTGCAGATAGAAAATCATTATCAAGGTATAAAAACATTTTGTCTTCATGGGCAACCAGTTTATCTACTTGAACACACCTTTCTACTTCAGAATACATTCCCTGATTATTTTTTACTTCAATCACGCATCTTTCAAATGTCGTCTTAAAGTTGATATCTCCCTTATAGCCAATCAGCCTCAAAATGATAGTATCTTCTTGGACTATCCTTTGTGCATATATTGGATAGCCATCATCATCGTCATATTTTAAAAATAAAGTAATTTTGTACATGTTACGGTAACCTAATTGGTTTTGTTGCTTTTCCACCATCGGGATACCATGGGCTTAGCAACAGTTTTACGCCATCTCTATAATGTTTCAATGAATAGCCCATTTGACCGTTTGGCTTTCTTAGTATCCTCATTTCGGGGTGCCTTTGTCCCTGTTTGTTAGGAACATACCATTCAGTTGCCCCAGCCCATTGAGAAAGTTTACCATCTCCTCTAAAAATTTTGGGATTACCAAATTCATCAGGGTTGGGCATTCCTCTTCCTGAAATGATATCCTCATATGCTCTCGCAAGATCAGGGATTTGTACAGGATTTGGTGAAGAGAGTTTTTTTCTTTAGTTGGTTCAACTTTCTTTTTCTTTGGACAGTGTCCATTTTTACCTGCCAACCCCAAAGGATCAACAAACCTCGTCGAATTGGTCACATACTGAAATTGTTCAAGCCGCTCACAAGTCCAATTGAGTCAGCAGTGATATATTGTGAGCTTACCCTTTAAGTCGTATTGATAATGAAGCTTCCAACTATCAAAGGTGCACTCATGTTGCACTAAGCTACTAGGATAATAATCAATGATATCGCACTCACCCTTTTCATTAGTGATGTTAAAAAATAATGTTTACAAAGTTAAAAAACTATTATGTCCTCTACCTGAATAGCGTCATAAATTTTTTGAGGTACATTATCCGTTACTGTAACAAATTCTACGCCTTCTTCTCCTACCCAATAGTAATAGCTACCACGAGGTAAAAACACACATTCTCCTTCGTTAATATTCAGTGCTGTTTCTTTGCAAACGTGTTCTACACCAATATCCTCTTGGTATGCTATGCTACCTTTTAATACATACAAAGTATGATCCAACCGCTTAGTATGTATAGAATTTATTAGTGGCTGAAATCTATTTATATAAAATAATAGATAACCATTTCTCTTTTGATATTTACACAGCCTGTATTCTAATCTAAATGTATCAATTGGTGATTCAGTATATACTTTTTTAATTAACATACTCTATTCCAGAAATTCAATATGATTATAGTTAGTAATCTATTTCATAGTATCCAGTTCATCCAATGTGGGGTAGTGTGTTACTTCTTTAAATGGGGGATCAAAATTGCCCTCTATTAACTAATAATCATAATTCCATTCAATATCATCATCACTCACCCATTGAATCCGATTTGATGCTATCTTAGGATTATTAAGAAAATCTTCAACAACAAGCCAAGCCTTATCTGCTGAAATATATGTCCCAACTGGCATAAAATTCTCTTCATTATCTTCAATAAACTCATTTAATAGACTGCTATCACCCAATGAGTAACAACCATTACCATTATGTGAAGGTTCATACATTAAATTGAAGCCATATTTAGAGTGTTCATTTATAACCAATGAATATATTTTATCCATTTCAATATAAACGAATGAAGCCCCACCAGATCCTTTTTTCCACTTATTTGGATCATAATTTAAAAAATAATCTATATACATTAACTTGTCATTGCTATCTGTTGTTGGCAGATCTAAAAAGTTAATATTAAAATGTGCTTTATTTTGTTTTTTCATTATGCTCAATCCAAGCTCAAAAAAATATTCCCCTATACAAGCCCCTACTCCCATTGAGTCAGCAGTGATTAGCATCTGGGGTTCGGAGCATAATTGCTATAGCAATTGTAGTGCAAGCCTATTTCTGAGTCAAAATATTACCTTTAAACATGTAGGCTGTTTTTGACTTGCTCGATGAAGAGTTTTTTCACCATTGGTTATTTTTAAGGTCTGATTTCTGGTTAAGCTAATACCGATAACATTATTAAATTCATTATATAACGGTCGCCATAAACGAACAGAGAGTTGATTAACCTCATTTGTGATAATAAATTATTGTCAATGTAACCCTGAGCAGTGATATAGGTTTGCCAGCTTAAAAGTAATTCTTTTTCAGCGACTTGCGTGGATCAAATATCCATTACACCTTATATCGCAATGACTCAAAGTGGTGTTGCACAAGCATTTGTCTCTTGAATTTTATCTTTAAGACTAGCTCCTTTAGCCATCATTTTTTATCTTCTCACTAAATATTTATCTTTAGCTCTTTACGTTAATACTCTTACGGCGAAAAATAGTTAAGGCAGTACCCAATAAAATTATCACTGTTCCTAATAACATCTGAAGTGATACTTTTTCATCAAGTAACAATACGCCCCAGAAAATACCAAATATTGGAATAAATAGTGTCACCATTGCCGTCTTTGTCGGATCTAATAGTTGAATCAGTTGATAAAAAACGATCATTGCAATAGCAGTTGATAACACCGCAATAGCAAACACAGAACTCCATGCTGTCCAACTAATCGTATTTTGAGGAAAAAATAAGATAACTATCGGTAACATCACTATCCCTGAGGCTAATAATCCTGAAGCCGCTATTGTCATTGGACTAATAGCAAATAAGTATCGCTTTGCTAGATTACTACTCATTGCATAACATAGGCAAGCTCCCAATGCGGAAATAAATGCCCAAATACTTCCTTCTCCCTGCAATCCATCTAACATTAATAAAGCAACACCTAAAATACCAATAATCAACCCCAAAAACTGTTGTTTTGACAAATAATATTTAAAAAAGAAATGAGAAATAACTCCCGTCATTACAGGAACGGATGCATTAATCACTGAGGTTACTCCTGCAGTCAAATGATAAGTAGCAAGCGTAAATAACATAAAGGGAATACCTGTATTAAGAATACCAATTAATGACAATTTCAGCCAATGCTCTTTATATTCTTTGAAACAGCTTGGTTTTAATAAAATAGGAGATAAAATCAACCCTGCAATCCCCACTCGTAAACCACTAAATGCGTAAGCACCCAATTCAGGGGCGCCTACTCGCATAAACATAAAAGATGCACCCCACACTGCAGCAAGGAACACAAAATAAATGGGGATTTTATAATTCATATCAATACTTCTTAATCATAAACACAAATACCTACAAAATAATCTCTAATCATCAACTTTATGTAACTTTTTAAGAGGAAAAGCGAAGCATTCCTTCTTGTTGAACGGTTGCCAACAGATTACCTGTTTGATCAAAAACTTGTCCTCTCGTCAATCCTCGTCCTCCTGAGCTATTATTGCTCTCTAACGCATATAAAATCCAATCATTTAAGTCAATATCACGATGAAACCAAATACCGTGATCTAAAGTGGCAAATCGCATTCCCTGCTGCATTATTCCTTTCTTATGAGGATGAAGTGCCGTTGGCAAGCAATGAAAATCTGAAAAATAAGTAAATAAGCATTGTTGTAAGCGCTGATTAGCTGAAGCAACTTTTCCATTTACTTTTACCCACACAAACTGCTCTGGGGGAAGTTTTACTCCCTTAAAAGGATTATTCACATATTTAATTCTGGCATCAAATGGCCGCTCTTCTTGGCATTTTTCTTTTAAATGCTCGGGCAAGTATGATGCCATCGATTGAATTAATTCATTTTCTGAATAAAGAGCTGCAGGTTCTTCCACTTTTGGCATTGGGGATTGATACTCAAATCCCTCTTCTTTCAGTTGAAATGACGCGATCATTCGACAAAGTATTTCATCATTTTGTTTTGCTAATATACTAACAGCAGTGAAGCTTACTCCCTCTCGTAAAATATCTGTTTCATAAATAATGGGAGAATGAATATCTCCAGCCCTTAAAAAATAAGTATGAAAAGAGTGCAAATGTCTCTCTAATTCAACCACCTCCATTGCAGCACTTAATGATTGAGCCATCAATTGACCACCAAATACCTTCAGTAAACCTAAATCTTCTGATTCCCCTTGAAAGGTATTTTCATTAATTTTTTTTAATGTTAATAACTGAATTAAATTTTCCAATGCTTTCATTCTTATATTTCCTTTTATAAAACAAACCTCTATCTACTCAGATAGAGGTTATCATTTATTTTAACTGCTCTTCAATAACACCGCCACCTAAACAAACTTCACCAAGATAAAAGACAGCGGATTGACCTGGAGTTACAGCAATTTGAGGCTCATCAAAAATGACCTTAATGGTATCATCATCAATAGGCTGAATTTCACAAGCAACATCAGTTTGGCGATAACGTGTTTTGACAGTACAACGTAAATTTTTACGAATAGGTTGACGATCGACCCAATGTAATTGTTGAGCAATTAAACCAGTTGAAAGTAATGCACTGTTATCGTGTCCCTGTGCCACAATCAACTCATTATTGATTAAATCTTTCTCCACCACATACCAAGGCTCTTCAGATTTATTTTTTAAACCACCAATACCTAAGCCCTTGCGTTGCCCCAAGGTGTGATACATCAAGCCTTGATGTTGACCTATTACTTCACCACCAATGGTTTTGATATTACCGACTTGAGCAGGAAGATAGCGGGCTAAAAAGTCTTTAAACTTACGCTCACCTATAAAACAGATCCCTGTGGAATCTTTTTTCTCCGCAGTGACTAAACCTAAATCCTCGGCAATTTGGCGAACAATAGGTTTTTCTAGTTCACCGACGGGAAATAAACTTTGAGCTACTTGATCTTTACTTAAAGTATATAAAAAATAACTTTGATCTTTATTCGCATCTAAACCACGTAATAACTGAGATTGTCCCTCAAGATCACGACGACGTACATAATGCCCTGTTGCAATATAATCAGCACCTAAATCTTCTGCAGCGTATTCTAAAAAAGCTTTAAATTTGATCTCTTTATTGCATAAAATATCCGGATTTGGTGTTCGTCCTGCTTTATATTCACTTAAAAAGTGCTCAAAGACATTATCCCAATATTCTGCGGCAAAGTTAATTTTATGTAGCTTAATGCCTAATTTATCACATACCGCTTGAGCATCAGCTAAATCAGCCGCAGCGGTACAATAATCGGTATCATCATCTTCTTCCCAATTCTTCATAAACAAGCCTTCCACTTGGTAACCTTGTTGTTGAAGAATAAACGCAGAGACCGATGAGTCTACTCCCCCAGACATTCCACAGATAACCTTTTTCGTCGCATTTTCAGTTAACTGGCAAGCGGTCACTTGTGAGCAATTATTTACAAATGTTTGTGATTTCATACCCTTTACTTCACTTCATAAAAAGAGGAATTTTGTTTAAAACGCTCAAGTTCTGTTGGATCTGCTTGACCTTTTTCAACCTTATCTTTTAAGTTGTCACAAGGCTCTTCACAGTCACACATTTTTTCCATTCCTAATGCAGAGATCCCCCCACAACTTCCTTTAATTGTTTTACCTTTAACAATATAGCCAATTGACATTGCAAAAATGATTGCAAGAAAAAAGCCAAAGGTTAATAAAATAGTTTCCATTTATCACTCCAAATAATCAATTATAAATGTGTTAATTTCTTAAATTCACTCGACATTTTAGTCTCATAGCCATTATCTGTTTTAATAATTAAAAAAATCGCTAAATGTTCTCTTTCTGCAATTTCTAATGCTTTATCTGTACCAAGTACAAACAACCCTGTCGCTAAACCATCTGCTTTCATTGATGTATTTG
This DNA window, taken from Pasteurella skyensis, encodes the following:
- the mnmA gene encoding tRNA 2-thiouridine(34) synthase MnmA; this translates as MKSQTFVNNCSQVTACQLTENATKKVICGMSGGVDSSVSAFILQQQGYQVEGLFMKNWEEDDDTDYCTAAADLADAQAVCDKLGIKLHKINFAAEYWDNVFEHFLSEYKAGRTPNPDILCNKEIKFKAFLEYAAEDLGADYIATGHYVRRRDLEGQSQLLRGLDANKDQSYFLYTLSKDQVAQSLFPVGELEKPIVRQIAEDLGLVTAEKKDSTGICFIGERKFKDFLARYLPAQVGNIKTIGGEVIGQHQGLMYHTLGQRKGLGIGGLKNKSEEPWYVVEKDLINNELIVAQGHDNSALLSTGLIAQQLHWVDRQPIRKNLRCTVKTRYRQTDVACEIQPIDDDTIKVIFDEPQIAVTPGQSAVFYLGEVCLGGGVIEEQLK
- the nqrM gene encoding (Na+)-NQR maturation NqrM produces the protein METILLTFGFFLAIIFAMSIGYIVKGKTIKGSCGGISALGMEKMCDCEEPCDNLKDKVEKGQADPTELERFKQNSSFYEVK